From a single Stomoxys calcitrans chromosome 4, idStoCalc2.1, whole genome shotgun sequence genomic region:
- the LOC106090303 gene encoding FAST kinase domain-containing protein 5, mitochondrial — MMYRQLLPKFLTNRARLLSSNLATNVTMRRFRLAPAALAKIYMDRENLHAHKILKESLKPYQIFPINAHITSIPYSPEFEKIVKCMPECASTEQVFHHFLSVCDYCHRTNTLISNRDFTAFVQQFCDRIHLLTDDQLKASLQAISRLPQEENVRSRNFVELWNVLDIECCRRIEKWKTDELLLVCDAWYNLNLARICEFVWEALRKLGRKVIKMQPHQLVQTMFLCNVMRRSVFDMIDFEFNLAKCLKDMSLAELGVMSMGFFKTQTPIRNGELLQQIYERLMSELHQVDDITFVAILKVLRYSSKLPQVGTMMKLLDKISEEIFENLNLLTCLHVALLGCELQCCHDELIEKIINKFHNEIHTTRLKDLERISLVVALFNITTPNKIEDALCEKILRSLNDRIDEIVKHPKCFTNCLHFLTLRGFYDKEMLSAVLEKRFLKHAVGSNLPICREIFNLDTFVKVNLQNDGYGGSQLAEKHRQTMGKMQTHYIPERNSKYKLNATDSVLLQMKEIADVLLPHCKLKHILPNYERPDVIICYDRFTRTSVPISDNCPEDYSGKILTRVLVLGDKLSNDIQTVALVIAGWNSVVRGKNRHTGLFDMKLKQLRILGYKPIVIYWHEWRELESHHDRIKFVQRRLSTVIKL; from the exons ATGATGTACCGACAATTACTGCCAAAATTTCTCACTAATAGAGCACGACTGCTGTCCTCCAACCTTGCAACTAATGTCACAATGAGAAGATTCCGGCTCGCCCCAGCGGCATTGGCCAAAATTTATATGGATCGTGAGAATCTGCATGCCCACAAAATATTAAAGGAATCGCTAAAACCCTACCAAATATTTCCCATCAATGCGCACATCACTTCCATACCTTATTCGCCAgagtttgaaaaaattgtaaagtgCATGCCGGAATGTGCCAGTACTGAACAAGTGTTCCACCATTTTTTGAGTGTATGTGACTACTGCCATAGAACTAATACGTTAATATCCAATAGAGACTTTACGGCATTCGTCCAACAGTTCTGCGATCGCATACACTTGCTTACGGACGACCAACTCAAGGCGTCCTTACAGGCTATTTCCCGATTGCCGCAAGAGGAGAATGTGCGCTCACGGAATTTCGTAGAACTATGGAACGTCTTGGATATTGAATGCTGTCGCCGCATAGAAAAATGGAAGACGGACGAACTTTTGTTGGTGTGCGATGCCTGGTACAATTTAAATCTGGCAAGAATTTGTGAATTCGTTTGGGAGGCATTGCGTAAACTTGGACGCAAAGTTATCAAAATGCAGCCCCATCAATTGGTACAGACAATGTTCTTGTGCAATGTTATGCGCCGATCTGTGTTTGATATGATTGATTTTGAATTTAACTTGGCCAAGTGTCTCAAGGATATGTCTCTGGCTGAATTAGGTGTGATGTCAATGGGTTTCTTTAAAACGCAGACACCTATCAGAAATGGAGAACTGTTACAGCAAATATATGAACGGTTGATGTCTGAATTGCATCAAGTGGATGATATAACATTTGTAGCCATACTGAAG GTGCTACGCTACAGTTCCAAGCTGCCTCAAGTCGGTACTATGATGAAACTCTTGGATAAAATCTCTgaagaaatatttgaaaatttgaatCTACTTACCTGCCTGCATGTGGCTCTTCTGGGATGCGAACTCCAATGTTGCCACGATGAACtcattgaaaaaattataaataaatttcacAACGAAATTCACACTACTAGACTTAAGGACTTGGAGCGAATATCATTGGTTGTGGCACTGTTCAATATAACTACACCAAATAAAATCGAAGATGCTCTTTGTGAGAAAATTCTTCGGTCATTGAATGATCGCATTGATGAAATAGTCAAACATCCTAAATGTTTCACAAACTGTTTGCATTTCCTAACGCTGCGTGGTTTTTATGACAAGGAAATGTTATCAGCGGTGTTGGAGAAAAGATTTCTAAAGCATGCTGTCGGCTCGAATCTGCCAATTTGTCGGGAAATATTTAATTTGGACACATTTGTGAAGGTTAATTTACAAAACGACGGGTACGGTGGGTCGCAATTGGCAGAAAAACATCGTCAAACCATGGGAAAGATGCAGACACATTATATTCCGGAACGCAATTCTAAGTACAAACTCAATGCCACAGATAGTGTTTTGCTGCAAATGAAAGAAATCGCTGATGTCCTCTTGCCCCATTGTAAACTGAAGCACATTCTCCCAAATTACGAAAGACCAGATGTGATTATTTGCTACGATCGTTTTACACGTACCTCAGTTCCCATTTCTGATAATTGTCCAGAAGACTATAGTG GAAAAATCTTAACCAGGGTACTCGTTTTGGGTGATAAATTGAGCAATGATATCCAGACCGTTGCCCTGGTCATTGCGGGCTGGAATAGTGTGGTGAGGGGCAAAAACCGTCATACAGGTCTTTTTGATATGAAACTAAAACAATTGCGTATTCTTGGCTATAAACCTATAGtg ATATATTGGCACGAATGGCGTGAATTGGAAAGTCATCATGATCGTATTAAATTCGTTCAACGGCGTCTATCAACTGTGATAAAGTTATAG